A part of Anaeromyxobacter diazotrophicus genomic DNA contains:
- a CDS encoding YybH family protein codes for MEQTGTNVAGPQQQAKGVEASLEAALRQFTEAFNRLDAKAVASCWAEDGTLINPIGNHGQGRAGVERVFREDAEAILGGTTSSFRIASVRRIGDDCALLDLDHEAQNWTRPDGSSGTLKLHVVILAQKKGESWQWLDARPYAFMQRPQRVH; via the coding sequence ATGGAACAGACGGGCACGAACGTGGCAGGACCGCAGCAACAGGCGAAGGGGGTGGAGGCGTCCCTGGAGGCGGCGCTGCGGCAGTTCACCGAGGCGTTCAACCGGCTCGACGCGAAGGCGGTCGCCTCCTGCTGGGCGGAGGACGGCACGCTCATCAACCCGATCGGCAACCACGGCCAGGGGCGCGCGGGGGTCGAGCGGGTCTTCCGGGAGGACGCCGAGGCGATCCTGGGCGGCACGACCTCCTCCTTCCGCATCGCGAGCGTGCGCCGGATCGGCGACGACTGCGCGCTGCTCGACCTCGACCACGAGGCGCAGAACTGGACGCGCCCGGACGGCTCGAGCGGCACGCTGAAGCTGCACGTCGTCATCCTGGCCCAGAAGAAGGGCGAGAGCTGGCAGTGGCTCGACGCGCGCCCCTACGCGTTCATGCAGCGGCCGCAGCGGGTGCACTGA
- a CDS encoding CoA-acylating methylmalonate-semialdehyde dehydrogenase has translation MTPTLKLWIGGEEVASAGGRLGDVFDPALGQVVRRVHFAGREDVARAVAAAEAALPGWRDTPPLRRARILMRFRELLEAHRDELARLVTEEHGKTLPDAAGSVQRGLEVVEFATGIPHLLKGELSEDVAKGVSCHSLRQPVGVCAGITPFNFPAMVPMWMFPVALACGNTFVLKPSEKVPSTSLRLASLLGEAGLPPGVLNVVPGDAEAVGALLAHPGVSAVSFVGSTPVARHVYETAAKAGKRVQALGGAKNHAVVLPDADLDLAADALIGAGYGSAGERCMAISAVVAVGAAAEPLVARLRDRAAALRVGAGTRAGVEMGPLITAAHRERVRGLIAAGIAEGAVPVLDGRALRVEEPTAGFFLGPTLLDRVTTSMSVYREEIFGPVLIVLRVGSLDEAIALVNANPYGNGTAVFTGSGYAAQRFEREVQVGMVGVNVAIPVPMAFFSFGGWKQSLFGDLHVHGAEGVKFYTRTKTVTTRWPEPSAATAASLAMPTLG, from the coding sequence ATGACTCCTACCCTGAAGCTCTGGATCGGCGGCGAGGAGGTCGCGAGCGCGGGCGGCCGGCTCGGCGACGTCTTCGACCCCGCGCTGGGCCAGGTCGTCCGCCGCGTCCACTTCGCCGGCCGCGAGGACGTGGCCCGCGCCGTGGCCGCCGCCGAGGCGGCGCTGCCGGGCTGGCGCGACACGCCGCCTCTCCGCCGCGCGCGCATCCTGATGCGGTTCCGCGAGCTCCTCGAGGCGCACCGCGACGAGCTGGCGCGGCTCGTGACCGAGGAGCACGGGAAGACGCTCCCCGACGCGGCGGGCTCGGTGCAGCGCGGCCTCGAGGTGGTCGAGTTCGCGACCGGCATCCCGCACCTCCTCAAGGGCGAGCTGTCGGAGGACGTGGCGAAGGGCGTCTCCTGCCACTCGCTCCGGCAGCCGGTGGGGGTCTGCGCCGGGATCACGCCGTTCAACTTCCCGGCCATGGTGCCGATGTGGATGTTCCCGGTGGCGCTGGCCTGCGGGAACACCTTCGTCCTCAAGCCCTCCGAGAAGGTGCCCTCCACCTCGCTCCGGCTGGCGAGCCTGCTCGGCGAGGCGGGCCTCCCGCCCGGCGTCCTGAACGTCGTGCCGGGCGACGCCGAGGCGGTCGGGGCGCTGCTCGCCCACCCGGGCGTGAGCGCCGTCTCGTTCGTCGGCTCGACGCCGGTGGCGCGCCACGTCTACGAGACGGCGGCCAAGGCGGGCAAGCGGGTGCAGGCGCTGGGCGGCGCCAAGAACCACGCGGTGGTGCTCCCCGACGCCGACCTCGACCTCGCCGCCGACGCGCTCATCGGGGCGGGCTACGGCTCGGCCGGCGAGCGGTGCATGGCGATCTCGGCGGTGGTGGCGGTGGGCGCGGCCGCCGAGCCGCTGGTGGCGCGGCTGCGCGACCGCGCCGCCGCCCTGCGCGTCGGGGCCGGGACCCGCGCCGGCGTCGAGATGGGCCCGCTCATCACCGCCGCGCACCGCGAGCGGGTCCGCGGCCTCATCGCGGCCGGGATCGCGGAGGGCGCCGTGCCGGTGCTGGACGGCCGCGCGCTGCGCGTCGAGGAGCCGACGGCCGGCTTCTTCCTCGGCCCGACGCTGCTCGACCGCGTCACGACCTCGATGAGCGTCTACCGCGAGGAGATCTTCGGCCCGGTGCTGATCGTCCTGCGCGTGGGCTCCCTCGACGAGGCCATCGCCCTCGTCAACGCGAACCCCTACGGCAACGGGACCGCCGTCTTCACGGGCTCGGGGTACGCGGCGCAGCGCTTCGAGCGCGAGGTCCAGGTCGGGATGGTGGGCGTGAACGTGGCCATCCCGGTGCCGATGGCCTTCTTCTCCTTCGGCGGCTGGAAGCAGTCGCTGTTCGGCGACCTGCACGTGCACGGCGCCGAGGGCGTGAAGTTCTACACCCGCACCAAGACCGTCACGACCCGCTGGCCGGAGCCCTCGGCCGCGACCGCCGCCAGCCTCGCCATGCCGACGCTCGGCTGA
- a CDS encoding zf-TFIIB domain-containing protein, translating to MPIHVPAPTRPTDKCPKCGAQGTAQQTAGNMTSYVCPRCGERWVAMR from the coding sequence ATGCCCATCCACGTCCCCGCGCCCACCAGACCGACCGACAAGTGTCCGAAGTGCGGCGCCCAGGGCACCGCGCAGCAGACCGCCGGCAACATGACGAGCTACGTGTGTCCCCGCTGCGGGGAGCGGTGGGTCGCGATGCGCTGA
- the lhgO gene encoding L-2-hydroxyglutarate oxidase has product MAEAADVLIVGGGVIGLTLARELLAAGRENVVVLEKEPSLGRHASGRNSGVLHAGIYYAPDSLKARSCLRGNMLMRAYCRERGLPLVECGKVIVARDAAELPTLDELHRRALANGARVEFVDERQLADLEPSARTVEKALLSRDTAVVDPKAVLESLRQELTGSGRVRILTGRAFTGLAGPRTAATSGGPIAYARLVNAAGAHCDRVARHFGVGEGYRLIPFKGIYRKLRPGASFPVNGNIYPVPDIRNPFLGVHFTRSVHGEVYVGPTAIPAFGRENYGFFGGMDREALAIVGADARLFFANPRFRGVALTEPRKYVPAFFHRDAARLVKRFDPALFERAAKVGIRPQLVDWRTKELVMDFVVAARDETVHVLNPISPAFTSSMDLARTVVQQHLRA; this is encoded by the coding sequence ATGGCCGAGGCGGCGGACGTGCTCATCGTGGGGGGCGGCGTCATCGGGCTCACGCTCGCGCGCGAGCTCCTCGCCGCGGGGCGCGAGAACGTGGTGGTGCTGGAGAAGGAGCCCTCGCTGGGCCGGCACGCCTCGGGGAGGAACAGCGGCGTCCTGCACGCCGGCATCTACTACGCGCCCGACAGCCTGAAGGCGCGCTCCTGCCTGCGCGGCAACATGCTCATGCGCGCGTACTGCCGCGAGCGCGGGCTGCCGCTCGTCGAGTGCGGCAAGGTGATCGTGGCGCGCGACGCCGCCGAGCTGCCCACGCTGGACGAGCTGCACCGCCGCGCCCTCGCCAACGGCGCGCGGGTCGAGTTCGTCGACGAGCGGCAGCTCGCCGACCTCGAGCCCTCGGCGCGCACGGTGGAGAAGGCGCTCCTCTCCCGCGACACCGCGGTGGTGGACCCGAAGGCGGTGCTGGAGAGCCTGCGCCAGGAGCTCACCGGGAGCGGCCGCGTCCGCATCCTGACCGGCCGCGCCTTCACCGGGCTCGCCGGTCCGCGGACGGCCGCCACCTCCGGCGGCCCCATCGCCTACGCCCGGCTCGTCAACGCCGCCGGCGCGCACTGCGATCGCGTGGCGCGCCACTTCGGGGTGGGCGAGGGCTACCGGCTCATCCCGTTCAAGGGCATCTACCGCAAGCTGCGGCCGGGTGCCTCGTTCCCGGTGAACGGCAACATCTACCCGGTGCCCGACATCCGGAACCCGTTCCTGGGGGTGCACTTCACGCGCAGCGTCCACGGCGAGGTCTACGTCGGGCCGACCGCCATCCCGGCCTTCGGGCGCGAGAACTACGGGTTCTTCGGGGGGATGGACCGGGAGGCGCTCGCCATCGTCGGGGCGGACGCGCGGCTCTTCTTCGCGAACCCCAGGTTCCGCGGGGTGGCGCTCACCGAGCCGCGCAAGTACGTGCCGGCCTTCTTCCACCGCGACGCCGCCCGGCTGGTGAAGCGCTTCGACCCCGCGCTCTTCGAGCGCGCCGCCAAGGTCGGCATCCGCCCGCAGCTCGTCGACTGGCGCACGAAGGAGCTGGTGATGGACTTCGTCGTCGCGGCCCGGGACGAGACGGTGCACGTCCTCAACCCCATCTCGCCCGCCTTCACCAGCTCGATGGACCTCGCGCGCACGGTGGTGCAGCAGCACCTCCGCGCCTGA
- a CDS encoding zinc-dependent alcohol dehydrogenase family protein yields MRAVVYEAFQGTPELRTVPDPSPSRDGVVLRVGASGLCRSDWHGWMGHDPDIRLPHVPGHELAGEVVAAGAEVRRWRAGDRVTLPFVCGCGACPECASGNQQVCDHQFQPGFTHWGSFAEYVAIRYADGNLVRLPEEMDDVTAASLGCRFATSFRAVVHQAALRGGEWLAVHGCGGVGLSAILIGRALGASVVAVDVGDDRLRSAAAAGASATVHGLRVPDVARAIQELTGGGAHVSIDALGHPTTCFNSVRSLRKRGRHVQVGLMLAGHRHPPIPMDEVIAKELRLLGSHGMQAHAYPDMLGMIQRGALDPRRLIGRRVALAESIEALQRMDEFAGVGVTVIDRF; encoded by the coding sequence ATGAGAGCCGTGGTCTACGAAGCCTTCCAGGGGACGCCCGAGCTCCGGACCGTGCCCGACCCCTCGCCGAGCCGGGACGGAGTCGTCCTCCGGGTCGGCGCCTCGGGGCTCTGCCGCAGCGACTGGCACGGCTGGATGGGTCACGACCCGGACATCCGCCTCCCCCACGTCCCCGGGCACGAGCTGGCGGGCGAGGTGGTCGCGGCCGGCGCGGAGGTCCGCCGCTGGCGAGCGGGCGACCGGGTGACCCTCCCCTTCGTCTGCGGCTGCGGCGCCTGCCCGGAGTGCGCGAGCGGGAACCAGCAGGTGTGCGACCACCAGTTCCAGCCCGGCTTCACCCACTGGGGCTCGTTCGCCGAGTACGTCGCCATCCGCTACGCGGACGGTAACCTGGTCCGCCTCCCGGAGGAGATGGACGACGTGACCGCCGCCAGCCTGGGGTGCCGGTTCGCGACCTCGTTCCGCGCGGTGGTGCACCAGGCCGCGCTCCGCGGCGGCGAGTGGCTCGCCGTCCACGGCTGCGGCGGCGTCGGCCTCTCGGCCATCCTGATCGGGCGCGCCCTGGGCGCGAGCGTGGTGGCGGTCGACGTCGGCGACGACCGGCTGCGGAGCGCCGCGGCGGCCGGCGCGAGCGCGACCGTGCACGGCCTCCGCGTCCCCGACGTCGCCCGCGCCATCCAGGAGCTCACCGGCGGCGGCGCCCACGTCTCGATCGACGCGCTGGGACACCCGACGACCTGCTTCAACTCCGTCCGCAGCCTCCGGAAGCGCGGCCGCCACGTCCAGGTCGGCCTCATGCTCGCCGGCCACCGGCACCCGCCCATCCCCATGGACGAGGTCATCGCCAAGGAGCTTCGCCTCCTCGGCAGCCACGGCATGCAGGCCCACGCCTACCCGGACATGCTCGGGATGATCCAGCGCGGCGCGCTCGACCCGCGCCGCCTCATCGGCCGCCGCGTCGCGCTCGCCGAGTCCATCGAGGCGCTGCAGCGCATGGACGAGTTCGCCGGGGTGGGCGTCACGGTCATCGACCGGTTCTGA
- a CDS encoding sulfite oxidase-like oxidoreductase — translation MAGASRDVQATLAGLEEGRRALRARFDVRMRATPSLSDRTPLGSGPPNRHGMPRLPPGQGEQDELPVLDLGDQPETPLDRWTLAIDGAVEAPVTLSWADLLALPQVELAADFHCVTGWSMLDLTWRGVPLDALLGLARPAADATHLLVHGRDGYVTNLPLEEALKADVLVAHGLGGGPLPREHGGPARLVVPQLYGWKSAKWVSRLELMTHDRRGYWEIRGYSNTGYPWRDDREW, via the coding sequence ATGGCTGGCGCTTCCAGGGACGTGCAGGCGACGCTCGCCGGGCTCGAGGAGGGGCGGCGGGCGCTGCGGGCGCGGTTCGACGTGCGGATGCGCGCCACCCCCAGCCTGTCCGACCGCACGCCGCTCGGCTCGGGGCCGCCCAACCGCCACGGCATGCCGCGGCTGCCGCCCGGGCAGGGGGAGCAGGACGAGCTGCCGGTGCTCGACCTGGGCGACCAGCCGGAGACGCCGCTCGACCGCTGGACGCTGGCCATCGACGGCGCGGTCGAGGCGCCGGTCACGCTCTCCTGGGCCGACCTCCTGGCGCTGCCGCAGGTGGAGCTCGCGGCCGACTTCCACTGCGTGACCGGCTGGTCGATGCTCGACCTCACCTGGCGCGGCGTGCCGCTCGACGCGCTCCTGGGGCTGGCGCGGCCGGCCGCGGACGCGACGCACCTCCTCGTCCACGGCCGCGACGGCTACGTCACGAACCTGCCGCTCGAGGAGGCGCTCAAGGCGGACGTCCTCGTGGCGCACGGCCTCGGCGGCGGGCCGCTCCCCCGCGAGCACGGCGGCCCGGCGCGCCTGGTCGTCCCGCAGCTCTACGGCTGGAAGAGCGCCAAGTGGGTCTCGCGCCTCGAGCTCATGACGCACGACCGGCGCGGGTACTGGGAGATCCGCGGGTACTCGAACACCGGCTACCCGTGGCGCGACGACCGGGAGTGGTGA
- a CDS encoding haloacid dehalogenase type II produces MRRPAAAVFDVIETLFPLEPLRPRLAALGLPDALDLWFTRILRDAFALDASGTFKPFREIAGGALEVLAAQRSLAPDPGAVAAVLDGFMTLDPHPEAAPAFERLRAAGVAVATLSNGGVEATRGLLERCGLLPLVTRVMGVDEVRRYKPAREVYLHAARTLGQDPGRVAMVAVHAWDLEGARRAGLSTAWASRLERRHHPAMAPPDVSAPDLLGLAEALAGLA; encoded by the coding sequence ATGCGCCGCCCCGCCGCCGCCGTCTTCGACGTGATCGAGACCCTCTTCCCGCTCGAGCCGCTGCGCCCGAGGCTCGCCGCGCTGGGCCTCCCGGACGCGCTCGACCTCTGGTTCACGCGGATCCTGCGGGACGCCTTCGCGCTCGACGCGAGCGGCACGTTCAAGCCGTTCCGCGAGATCGCGGGCGGGGCGCTCGAGGTGCTCGCCGCGCAGCGCAGCCTGGCCCCGGACCCCGGCGCGGTCGCGGCGGTGCTCGACGGCTTCATGACCCTCGACCCGCACCCCGAGGCCGCGCCGGCGTTCGAGCGGCTGCGCGCCGCTGGCGTCGCCGTGGCGACGCTCTCCAACGGCGGCGTCGAGGCCACGCGCGGCCTGCTCGAGCGGTGCGGGCTCCTCCCGCTCGTGACGCGCGTGATGGGCGTCGACGAGGTCCGCCGCTACAAGCCGGCGAGGGAGGTCTACCTGCACGCGGCGCGGACGCTCGGGCAGGACCCCGGCCGCGTGGCGATGGTCGCCGTGCACGCCTGGGATCTCGAGGGCGCGCGCCGCGCCGGGCTCTCCACCGCCTGGGCCTCTCGCCTCGAGCGCCGCCATCACCCCGCGATGGCGCCGCCGGACGTCTCCGCGCCCGACCTCCTCGGCCTGGCGGAGGCGCTCGCGGGCCTCGCCTGA